The genome window CATGTTGCTGTGGTGTTCCAGAACAGCAGATTCTCCGAACAGCCAGTTCTCACTCTGTTTTGCTTCTTTTGCCCCCTCGTCATCGTCGGTGCCGTATTTATAGACCTTTGCGGTTTGTTCAATGATGCTCGTGTAAGGAATTGCCACTATGATCCTGTCTTTGCCGTACCGAAGGGCATGCTCCAGGGCAAACGCCATAGACGACAGGGTTTTGCCTCCTCCGGTGGGAACCGTCAGAGTAAAAAAACCGGGTGCCAGGGAAGCCTTCTTTCGGCACAATTCAAGTATTTTCTTCCTCTGCAGGTTTATAGGCGTCTGTGAAGCCGATTGAGTTTTCTTCGACATAAATTCGTCAAATCGCTTTTTCAGCGCCGCAAGGTTTATCTTATTTGCCCCATCAGTGTATGTGCTTTCATCGGCCCTGGCTTTTGCTTTCGAAGGATCCATAAATTCTTCGGTATCGAGAAAATCCGCATCAACAAGGCAAGAAAAGAGCATCCGTATCCATAAATGTAGAAATTCTTTGTCTTCTCCGTTCGGTTTGGAAATGCCAAATGGTCCTGTTTTCGGCTTTGGACATGAAATAAAGGGCGCTGCTTCTGGTAGGTTCTTAATAATTTTAAGGGTTTCCAAATTAAGTTCCTGGTTTAACGGGTTCTTGTAAACCCGATTAGGCAATGGATCACCTGAAGCATCTTCGGGATACCAATCCGGAAGGCCTGTATGATGTCCCGCGATCGGATATCCAAGCGCACGAGCCAGAGGGAGAAAACGGCTAAATTCGAGAAATGCCAACACGGCACCGGCCGAGCTGTGATTTCCTTTCCCTGTGGCCCCTTCGATGTGGGCATTCGGGTCAAAACCTGAGCTTGTTCTAATGTGTTTTTGCCACCCCGGGGTGAATTTCCCCAAATCATGCCAATAGGCAATTATTCTGACCCAATCCTGGTTCCCGAATTTTGAAGCAAATATCTCAGCCCTGCGAGCGGTTCCTTCCAAATGACTTTTCAAGCTCTGCGTGGTCCAAGTTCCATTTTCTTCTCTTCGAACATGTGCAATAAATTCCATCAAGTCCTCCTGCCAAATATGCCTTTAAGAGCACATCCAACCAAGATCTCGGAATATCTAGACCGTGGGTTTTCGCTCTATTTAACCGGCTTCACTATCTTAAATCCGAATTTCTTAATAGTGCACTTGTCTTGTCTTCGGCGTCGGGAAGCCCCTTCCCCTTTGGGTTGTAGTTCTAATAGAGCATATGTCAGACCGGAACGCGACCCTCTCCCATTGGAGCATATCCTTCAGGCACACTCAGGGTTGGTGAATTTGACTTCATCGATATCGAAGTAGTCAGGGTCGAAGTCGTCGCCGAGCCATTCGAGCATTTCTTCGTGGTCTTCGTGTTTTGGGTCTTTGATGACATCTAAGAGTTCTTCGTATCCCCAAGAGCCTCCGCAGTCTTCGGGCGAACATGCCCTTTACCGCCGATGCACCTCGGGTACTTGACACCTTCTCCCCTCGGTTGGATTTTCTCTAACTGTATTAGATGCCTCCAATCATCACCGAAATCATAGGTGTGGTTCGCCTTCGGGTTATCCTCTGAGAAAATTTCAGAGATCTTCACTTTCCAGTCCGGTAGGATTTCATGAACGCTATCTCCGTCGGGAATGCCGACTCTTACCCTTTTTCCGGTCTTTTGATCTTTTATCTTGAATTTGTGGAGATGGGAATCGGTCCAGCCCATGGCGTCTTGGATGGCGACGTGTAAATCCCAAAATGTGTATGTCTCTGGCACCTGTATTCGCCGCCAAATCGGCGGCTTTGTCTCTCTCGGGGTAATCTTGAACTGATATGTGTTATTGAACCGCTTTTTCACCTTAACTCCTCCATTGCATCGACCACCCTTATATAACTTGTCATCCACTCGAAGACAGGGCAGCGCTCCTTTCCCTCAATAGCAGTTTGGCGTCGACTGCGACGCACCTGTCCTCATATACGATGACGGGGTTCAAATCCATCTGGGCGATGCGCTCGCCCAACTCCTCGCCCAGGCGCGATACGGCGAGGAGGAGTGAGGCGAGGGCGCTTTTGCTCGCTTTGAAATTCCTGAAGCCCTCAAAAAGGCGACTGCCCCGCAGGAGCGATATCATTTCGTATGCATCGCTTTCGTCTATGGGAATTACTCTAAACGTGACATCTTGATAAAGCTCCGTTAAAACGCCGCCCATGCCGAGCATTATAGAAGATCCGAAGGCGGAGTCGTGGATCAGGCCCACGATGGCCTCCACGCCTGGAGGCTCCTGGACCTCAATGAGGACGGCCTTTCCCGGAAAGTCTTCCCTCATGCTGGAGACGGCCCTTTCCAGCTGGGCGCGGTTTTTGATGCCAAGCCTTACCCCGCCGACTTCGCTTTTGTGCAGAATTTGCGGGTCCGACACCTTTACTGCGACGGGATACGGAAACGGCAGACGCCTCGGCAGGCTTTCGTCTCCTTCTAAAACGAGGCGCTGCGGCACAGGCACACCGTAAGATTGGACGAGTTCTTTGACTTGGTGCTCGGCGAGCGGCATACATGAGAGGAGCAGATCTTTTGCTTTCATAGTCATCCCTCTCTATCGCTTTGAGTTTGCGCTTGCCCAGACTCCGCGCTTGTAGAGCGCGCTTATGGCTCGGACGCCCCTCCATATGGACGGGTAAGCGGGCACTCCGCTTTCTGTAAGGTTTTTTAGCGCGCGCTGGGAGAGCTCTCCTCCTATGCTCGTGACCACGATGGATTTTTCGCCGCGATGAAACCAGTCGGTAACGATACCCATTAGGCGCTCATCGACAAAGGGGCTTTGAAACTGCATTACGCACAGGATAGCATCCACATCCGGCTCGGATTCGAGCACCTCAAGCGCGGCGGCGTAGTGGTCATTGCTGGCGTTGGCGGTCACGTCCACCGGGTTGTTGGCCGAGGCGAAGGGGAGCAGGAGGGAACGCAGCTTAGCCCTGCCTGTCTCGGATAAGGGCGCTAATTTCAAGCCCACCCCTCTGTCGCTCGATTCCAAGAGATCGGCGGCGATGACGCCCATCCCGCCCGCCGTGGTAAGGATCGCCACGCGGCCTCCTGTGAAAGGGCGACCATGGTCGAGGGCGCGCGCCAAATCGACCAGCTCTTCCTCGTCATAGGCGCGGAAAACCCTTGCCTGCACAAGGGCTCCATCCGCGACCCTGTCGGAACCGGCCAGAGAGCCCGTGTGAAGCGCCGCAGCCTTGGCACCGCTTTCCGATCTGCCGGCTTTCAAGACTATGACGGGTTTTTTGGGCACGATTCGTCGGCAGCTTTCCAAAAAGGCCCGTCCGTCTTTGAAGCTTTCGAGATACATTATGATGGTCGACGTCTCAGGATCGGCCGCGAAGTAATCGAGGAGCTCGTTTTCGTCCACATCCAATTTGTTGCCTATGCCCACAAAGGCGGAAAAGCCCACTCCCACAGCTGCCGCGGCTTCCATGATACATACAGCCGTAGCTCCGCTTTGGGAGATAAAGGCTATGCCGCCAGGTCCCGGCCTCGGATTGCGCTCTCGCGACGTGAAGATCGTCTCGATCCGCCGCCTCGGGACGTATACCCCAAGCGTATTCGGTCCCAAAAACCTCGGACGCCTCTCCGGAGGAGCGCTTGCGAGCATCTTTTTGATCTCCTCCTCGAGGCGTTTCCCCTCGCTTCCCGTTTCGCCGAACCCTGATGCCAGGCAGACTATGGCCTTTACGCCTTTATTCACGCACTCTCTGACGGCCTGCGACGTTGCACTTGCAGGCAGGGCCAGGACCGCCATATCCACGTCTTCCGGTATGGACATGAGGCTCGGATAACATCTGTGGCCGAGGATCTCGCCCGCTGAAGGGTTGACGGGAAATAATTTGGCTTCGCTGTCGAGCATATACCTAAAGACAAGGTGGCCTATTTTTGAGGGGTCTCGAGAGGCTCCGAGTACTGCAACGGTGCGCGGGTCGAACAGGGCATTTAAGTTTGAATGGGTCCTTTTCACTCTATCGCGCTCCCTTCGCTTATAAGGCGTTTTAAAGTGAGCTCTCGCGCCATGCAGAAAGCGCTCATATTCGCACTCAATGCTTTCTCGGAGACCGAGGCGCGGATAGCCTGTTCCCATTCCTCCTCCGAGGCGTCCAAAAATGGCGATGAGGCCCCAAGGAGGGCCACATTGCTCGCTCTGGCGTTGCCGGCCTCTCTGGCTATCCTCGAGGCTTCGACCCATACCAGTATTCCTGCCTTCCGCATTGCCTTCTCCTTCGCGTCTTCGGGGTACTTCTCGCCTCCCAGCGTAACGGTCACCGGCATAATCCGCTCGTCGCTCGTTACACAGAGTCCTCCTTTTTTCATCCACGGCAAGTAGCGAAGGCATTCCAGCTGCTCTAAGGCTAAGAGCATATCGGCCTTGCCGAAAGGAACGAGGGGAGAGTAGACAATTCTTCCTCGACGCACGTGCGTCTCCACACTGCCCCCCCTCTGGGCCATACCGTGGACCTCAGATGCCTTTACCTGCCACCCTTGGGCCAAAAAGAGCGAAGTGAGGATGCGCATCGTCATTATGCTCCCTTGTCCTCCTACACCGGCTATGACGATGTCGTTTATTCGACCTATGCGTTGGTTTAAAGCGACTTCGACCATCGCTCACGCCTCCTGCTCCGCCAAGGCCCCGCTCTTGCAGAGCTGGACGCACATATAGCAGCCGTTGCAGAGCGTCTCGTTCACCCGCGGCCGCTTGTTTTCTTTTTCCAACGCCGGACAGCCTATGCGGAAGCAATTTCCGCACTCTATACAAAGTTCGCTTAAATAATGCACAGGCGGTTTTGCGGTGCCGGATGTGAGGGCACAGGATCTCCTGGTGATGACCACAGATGGCTCCTCGCGCGATACGGCCTCTCTTATCGCTTTCTCCGTGCCTTCGAGGTCGTAGGGATCTGCTATGCTGACGTCTTTGACGCCGCAAGCGCGAACCAGCGCCTCGAGATCCACCCTCGGGGCCGGTTTGCCGCGCGCATCTCTGCCCGATGCAGGGTTGTCTTGATGGCCTGTCATGGCAGTGGTGCCGTTATCGAGGATGACGACGGTGACGGTGCCGCGGTTGTAAACCACATCTATGAGGGGAGCTATGCCGGAGTGCAGGAAGGTGGAATCGCCTATCACGGCCACGGTTCTCCGTGAAAATTCTGTCCCCATTGCTTTCTCTAAGCCCATTGCCTCTCCTATAGAGGCGCCCATGCACGTGCACGTGTGCAGGCTGTTGAAGGGCGGAGATGCCCCGAGGGCATAGCAGCCGATGTCTCCTGTCACGTTCAGACGGCACTTCGCGAGCACGTAGAATACGCCCCGATGAGGGCACCCTGCGCAAAGCGTTGGAGGCCGCAGTGGCAGGGCATCCCGAGGCTCTTCTTCTACCGGTGGTTTTGCGCCCAAATGCGTTTCCACCGCCCTGCGGACTATATCCGTAGAAAGCTCCCCTGTGCGCGGAAAAACGGCAGGGCCCGTCAAGCCTTGTCCGATTACGTCAATTCCCATGGCCAAGATCTCTTTCTCCCAAAACGGATCCCCCTCCTCGACCACGAAGAGGCGATCTACCTGCGAGGCGAAATCCGCGATGAGCTTCTTCGGCAGGGGGTAGGCCAACCCGAGCTTGAGCACAGAGGCTTCTGGGAAGGCCTCTTTGACGTATTGGTATGCGATGCCTCCGGTGACGAAACCTATGTCCCTGTCTTTTAGCTCCATTTTATTGAATTGGCAGTTTTCGGCGTATTCCTTAAGCGCATCGAGGCGCTGCTCTACGATAGGGTGCCTCTTTCTGGCGTTGGCCGGAACCATTACGAAGTCTTGAATCCTGGGCACAAACTCCAGTGTTCGTGACGGCTTTATGCGTTTACCGAGTGAAACCGCGCTACGCCCGTGGGAGAGGCGCGTAGTCGTGAATAGGATCACCGGAGTGGAGAAGTGTTCTGAAATGTCAAAAGCGGCTATCGTAAAGTCCTTCGCCTCTTGGCTATCCGAGGGCGCCAGTACGGGAATGCGCGCTATACAACCGTAATGGCGGTTGTCCTGCTCGTTTTGTGACGAGAACATCCCCGGGTCGCCTGCGGAGAC of Acetomicrobium sp. S15 = DSM 107314 contains these proteins:
- a CDS encoding acetate--CoA ligase family protein; translation: MKAKDLLLSCMPLAEHQVKELVQSYGVPVPQRLVLEGDESLPRRLPFPYPVAVKVSDPQILHKSEVGGVRLGIKNRAQLERAVSSMREDFPGKAVLIEVQEPPGVEAIVGLIHDSAFGSSIMLGMGGVLTELYQDVTFRVIPIDESDAYEMISLLRGSRLFEGFRNFKASKSALASLLLAVSRLGEELGERIAQMDLNPVIVYEDRCVAVDAKLLLRERSAALSSSG
- a CDS encoding CoA-binding protein yields the protein MKRTHSNLNALFDPRTVAVLGASRDPSKIGHLVFRYMLDSEAKLFPVNPSAGEILGHRCYPSLMSIPEDVDMAVLALPASATSQAVRECVNKGVKAIVCLASGFGETGSEGKRLEEEIKKMLASAPPERRPRFLGPNTLGVYVPRRRIETIFTSRERNPRPGPGGIAFISQSGATAVCIMEAAAAVGVGFSAFVGIGNKLDVDENELLDYFAADPETSTIIMYLESFKDGRAFLESCRRIVPKKPVIVLKAGRSESGAKAAALHTGSLAGSDRVADGALVQARVFRAYDEEELVDLARALDHGRPFTGGRVAILTTAGGMGVIAADLLESSDRGVGLKLAPLSETGRAKLRSLLLPFASANNPVDVTANASNDHYAAALEVLESEPDVDAILCVMQFQSPFVDERLMGIVTDWFHRGEKSIVVTSIGGELSQRALKNLTESGVPAYPSIWRGVRAISALYKRGVWASANSKR
- a CDS encoding indolepyruvate oxidoreductase subunit beta, translated to MVEVALNQRIGRINDIVIAGVGGQGSIMTMRILTSLFLAQGWQVKASEVHGMAQRGGSVETHVRRGRIVYSPLVPFGKADMLLALEQLECLRYLPWMKKGGLCVTSDERIMPVTVTLGGEKYPEDAKEKAMRKAGILVWVEASRIAREAGNARASNVALLGASSPFLDASEEEWEQAIRASVSEKALSANMSAFCMARELTLKRLISEGSAIE
- the iorA gene encoding indolepyruvate ferredoxin oxidoreductase subunit alpha, encoding MPPEKESVAILLGNEAIARGAYEAGVAVATGYPGTPSTEVIEALAKMPDIWVQWSPNEKVALEVATGASFAGARALVAMKHVGLNVAADPLLTFCYMPVKGGTVIVSAGDPGMFSSQNEQDNRHYGCIARIPVLAPSDSQEAKDFTIAAFDISEHFSTPVILFTTTRLSHGRSAVSLGKRIKPSRTLEFVPRIQDFVMVPANARKRHPIVEQRLDALKEYAENCQFNKMELKDRDIGFVTGGIAYQYVKEAFPEASVLKLGLAYPLPKKLIADFASQVDRLFVVEEGDPFWEKEILAMGIDVIGQGLTGPAVFPRTGELSTDIVRRAVETHLGAKPPVEEEPRDALPLRPPTLCAGCPHRGVFYVLAKCRLNVTGDIGCYALGASPPFNSLHTCTCMGASIGEAMGLEKAMGTEFSRRTVAVIGDSTFLHSGIAPLIDVVYNRGTVTVVILDNGTTAMTGHQDNPASGRDARGKPAPRVDLEALVRACGVKDVSIADPYDLEGTEKAIREAVSREEPSVVITRRSCALTSGTAKPPVHYLSELCIECGNCFRIGCPALEKENKRPRVNETLCNGCYMCVQLCKSGALAEQEA